The proteins below are encoded in one region of Polynucleobacter sp. AP-Nino-20-G2:
- a CDS encoding YhdP family protein has protein sequence MLRNIIRTRLQSALQKRPPGSGGRWRKRALILAGVTIAFFVLGHLGVRFVLWPQLEKSKPTLERLIAARLGTDVAIDDLQVSWTGIRPSFVINGLRFNKSGSPSSPLMIEHIDGQLSWLSFYHLAPYFHEITLNNVQLHAERDTKGMISIAGIPVHSKTNDFATENWLLDQNEIQINNATIFWEDQKSRKLKTSIEIENFHFTNGVRRHQGELTATTSWSPNPISIQANFVHHLGGQAGNWRDWIGTIAWDASTVKLSQIAQDISLPLYELGGNLSSKGSLKLDGGKADGGQIYLAVDRLKVQLNKEEDPIEFGRLETNLIQERDGGLNSITTKTLAWRNIDSPSSAPLENLSPMTFRWRPPEDGGEIKEFGFASPKIQLEDIALFALNLPLPKKIQHWIKTSEADGELQNFEINWSESNSALSVLPIPGNWFATNKLDFAISAKLNDVSFTGVNKSIPSVAHLSGNLTSNQKQGNFTIDSGNLELELSDFLSASHIQLDRAKGEISWSKQKGGWLINAKQLQLSNPEITTSFDLSYLIGGPKQPDQMTLDMEFSKAKLATAYRYLPANINKETRQYLSKAFESGDVQNGTLHIKGDPDQIPFPTGKVGELTLHLPISKATFKPAPLLPASQGVWSTFNNVSGNIDMKLDKLNIDIDKASYKKVALTNVQSQIPSVSAKHLTLLVNGLVAGEGAEVLEYLIASPVGIQQPSLRKNLSLTGPINLDLGLKLALSGNDDNKIDAKLSLPGNKVQWGDIPPLENLKGKIRITETNPEFEDVTANFLGGALKISSAAAATDNSSFNISGDMNASFIKDYITENTKSQTHPALLSAMSGSAKYEGLINFNKSGSQTNLKFDLRNWSSAAPAPAKKLAGTPLLGQLTVRTYTASKSNATRADWSGKFGDEYFVQGSLGTDNESRNAIGIGAPATMPPQGVALHIANNEFDLDKWLEFLDLGKNSSKIADTKKGSSPENNVQISAQVKKLIALEREWNDVVLNAYEKNQAWQIRVNAPQIAGQVQWYPGSHDQPSGLVSGRLSRLKIPDQMIAGETPSKASASPNQKPTQKTNPPKTAITPNAIPSLDLVIDDLTWSKAQLGTVKIKSKTASNQLKVESIQIINPQGNSNITGQWLGKTSNTVEQSSVTVDMNIKDAGHIISRWSNPKSVEGGEGKLDAKLNWSGSIFSPINDSLAGTVTLDLAKGRLLEVNTVGAKLLDVLSLQSLFRFATLDLQGSLGNLATKGTPFNSITGNFEIAQGVAQAKQFTMILDQARVAMTGQINLPVETQDLRITIFPTIDATAGSLAAFAINPIIGLGAVLGQYLITNQINRTMQTDYLVQGSWSNPEVIPLDQKGQPLDAKTLDTIRTKNLLKEQDKPSKPAAPSNNPSINPTSNQLPG, from the coding sequence CGTACAACTACATGCTGAGCGCGATACCAAAGGAATGATCTCTATCGCAGGAATTCCAGTTCACAGCAAAACCAATGACTTCGCCACTGAGAACTGGTTGCTGGATCAAAATGAAATCCAGATCAATAACGCCACCATATTTTGGGAAGATCAAAAGAGTAGAAAGCTCAAAACCTCAATTGAAATTGAGAACTTCCACTTCACTAATGGGGTGCGAAGACATCAAGGCGAATTAACCGCTACTACATCCTGGAGCCCAAACCCCATTTCGATTCAAGCTAATTTTGTTCACCACCTTGGTGGACAAGCGGGCAATTGGCGAGATTGGATCGGAACCATCGCCTGGGATGCATCCACAGTCAAGCTCTCACAAATTGCTCAAGATATCTCCTTGCCCTTGTATGAATTGGGCGGAAACCTCAGCTCGAAAGGTAGCCTCAAGCTAGATGGCGGAAAAGCGGATGGGGGGCAAATATATTTGGCTGTCGATCGCCTCAAGGTCCAACTGAACAAGGAAGAAGATCCGATTGAATTCGGCAGATTGGAAACCAATCTCATTCAAGAAAGAGATGGCGGATTAAATTCCATTACGACCAAGACTTTGGCATGGCGCAATATCGATAGCCCAAGCTCTGCACCGCTTGAAAACTTAAGCCCTATGACCTTTCGGTGGCGCCCACCAGAAGATGGTGGAGAAATTAAAGAGTTTGGCTTTGCCTCCCCAAAAATTCAGCTTGAGGATATTGCCTTATTTGCACTGAATTTGCCCCTGCCTAAAAAAATTCAGCATTGGATCAAAACTTCTGAGGCCGATGGCGAGCTCCAAAATTTTGAAATCAATTGGTCAGAAAGCAACTCTGCTTTATCCGTCTTACCCATTCCAGGAAATTGGTTTGCCACCAATAAACTAGACTTTGCCATCAGCGCAAAACTCAATGATGTTAGCTTTACGGGTGTCAATAAATCCATACCATCGGTTGCCCATCTATCAGGCAATCTCACAAGTAATCAAAAGCAAGGAAACTTTACGATCGATTCAGGCAACCTTGAATTGGAGCTGAGCGATTTTCTATCCGCCTCTCACATTCAACTAGATCGCGCTAAAGGTGAAATCAGCTGGTCAAAACAAAAAGGTGGGTGGCTGATCAACGCCAAACAACTGCAATTAAGCAATCCAGAAATTACTACCAGCTTTGATCTCAGCTATCTCATTGGCGGGCCAAAACAACCAGATCAAATGACTCTGGATATGGAGTTTTCTAAAGCGAAACTGGCCACTGCCTACCGCTACCTACCAGCGAATATCAATAAAGAAACAAGGCAATACCTCAGCAAAGCATTTGAGTCGGGGGACGTTCAAAATGGCACCCTACACATTAAGGGTGATCCAGATCAAATTCCCTTCCCTACAGGGAAGGTTGGCGAACTCACACTGCACTTGCCAATTTCAAAGGCCACATTTAAACCAGCGCCTTTGTTACCCGCCTCACAAGGCGTATGGTCCACATTTAATAATGTCAGCGGCAATATTGACATGAAGCTGGACAAGTTAAATATTGATATTGATAAGGCGAGCTATAAAAAAGTAGCTCTCACCAACGTGCAGTCACAAATTCCGAGTGTTAGCGCCAAACACCTTACCCTCCTCGTTAATGGTTTAGTTGCTGGCGAAGGCGCAGAGGTTCTGGAGTACTTGATTGCATCCCCAGTAGGAATCCAGCAACCCAGTCTAAGAAAAAACCTCTCCCTCACAGGTCCAATTAATCTTGACTTGGGATTAAAGCTAGCGCTCTCTGGAAACGATGACAACAAGATTGATGCGAAACTCTCCCTACCAGGCAATAAAGTTCAATGGGGAGATATCCCGCCCTTGGAAAATCTCAAGGGTAAGATCCGCATCACTGAAACCAATCCAGAATTTGAAGATGTGACTGCCAATTTTTTAGGCGGCGCTTTAAAAATCTCAAGTGCTGCGGCAGCTACAGACAATTCAAGCTTCAACATTAGCGGCGACATGAACGCCAGCTTTATCAAAGATTACATAACGGAAAATACAAAATCCCAGACGCATCCAGCCCTGCTTTCCGCCATGAGCGGCTCAGCTAAATACGAAGGTTTGATCAACTTTAATAAGTCAGGAAGTCAGACCAATCTGAAATTTGACTTACGCAATTGGTCTAGTGCAGCGCCGGCACCCGCAAAGAAACTAGCAGGCACTCCTTTACTGGGACAGCTCACTGTTCGCACATACACAGCAAGCAAATCCAATGCAACGCGCGCTGATTGGTCAGGAAAATTTGGGGATGAATATTTTGTACAAGGCAGCCTGGGCACGGATAATGAATCGCGCAACGCTATAGGGATAGGTGCCCCAGCAACTATGCCACCACAAGGAGTTGCTCTTCATATCGCAAATAATGAATTTGATCTAGATAAGTGGCTAGAGTTTTTAGATTTAGGAAAAAATTCTAGCAAGATTGCGGACACAAAAAAAGGTAGCTCACCTGAGAACAATGTCCAAATTTCCGCCCAAGTTAAAAAACTCATTGCGCTTGAGCGAGAATGGAATGATGTTGTCTTAAACGCTTATGAGAAAAATCAAGCTTGGCAAATTCGTGTGAATGCCCCTCAAATTGCAGGCCAAGTGCAGTGGTACCCAGGGAGTCATGATCAACCTAGCGGGCTTGTCAGCGGTCGACTTTCTCGTCTCAAGATTCCAGATCAAATGATTGCCGGCGAGACGCCATCTAAAGCGAGCGCCTCACCAAACCAAAAACCCACTCAGAAAACAAATCCACCTAAAACTGCAATCACCCCCAATGCAATTCCAAGTTTAGATTTAGTCATCGATGATTTGACCTGGTCAAAGGCCCAGTTAGGGACCGTCAAAATCAAATCAAAAACCGCTTCGAATCAATTAAAGGTTGAATCTATTCAAATTATTAATCCGCAAGGCAACTCAAACATCACGGGTCAATGGCTAGGCAAAACCTCCAACACAGTGGAACAAAGTTCAGTCACGGTTGATATGAATATCAAAGATGCTGGTCATATCATTTCTCGGTGGAGCAACCCTAAATCTGTCGAAGGCGGGGAAGGAAAGCTAGACGCGAAATTAAATTGGTCAGGATCCATATTTTCGCCAATCAATGATTCGCTGGCTGGCACAGTCACACTTGATTTGGCCAAAGGGCGATTGTTGGAAGTCAATACCGTTGGCGCTAAATTACTAGATGTTCTGAGTCTGCAAAGTCTCTTTAGATTTGCAACACTTGATCTGCAAGGTAGCTTAGGCAACCTCGCGACTAAAGGAACCCCTTTTAATTCCATCACGGGTAATTTTGAAATTGCGCAGGGAGTCGCGCAAGCGAAACAATTTACGATGATCCTAGATCAAGCACGGGTGGCAATGACGGGCCAAATTAATCTTCCAGTAGAAACCCAGGATCTTCGCATCACTATTTTCCCCACGATTGATGCAACGGCTGGATCGCTAGCGGCGTTTGCAATCAACCCGATTATTGGATTAGGGGCGGTACTTGGGCAATATCTGATCACCAATCAAATTAACCGCACCATGCAAACCGACTACTTGGTGCAGGGCTCTTGGAGCAACCCCGAAGTCATACCCCTTGATCAAAAAGGCCAACCCCTCGATGCAAAAACTTTAGATACGATTCGGACGAAAAATCTTTTGAAAGAGCAGGATAAGCCGAGTAAGCCGGCGGCACCCTCCAACAATCCGTCAATCAACCCCACATCGAATCAACTGCCAGGATAG
- a CDS encoding carbon-nitrogen hydrolase family protein — MSPELKVASIQMVSTPDIKENLDTAARLIKGAATAGAEVAVLPEYFCLMGLKDTDKVRAREAPGAGPIQERLAAFATENNIHLVAGTIPLEAAESNKVLNTTLVFDPQGQQIARYDKIHLFGFQTANERYEESETIAAGSVPGELTLHINQTDWRFGLSICYDLRFPELYRGLGSVDCHIIPAAFTYTTGKDHWEILLRARAIENQCYVLSSAQGGAHLNQRRTWGNSMLIDPWGAVLANLPEGEGFITGALSKDKLKEVRSKLPALKHRRL, encoded by the coding sequence ATGTCTCCTGAATTAAAAGTCGCATCAATACAAATGGTATCCACCCCAGATATCAAAGAGAATCTGGATACTGCCGCACGTTTGATCAAAGGAGCCGCCACTGCTGGAGCAGAAGTTGCGGTGCTACCGGAATATTTTTGTTTGATGGGACTTAAAGATACTGACAAAGTTCGTGCTCGTGAAGCCCCTGGAGCCGGGCCGATTCAAGAGCGTCTAGCCGCTTTCGCAACAGAAAATAATATCCATCTTGTCGCAGGCACCATTCCCCTTGAGGCTGCAGAATCAAACAAAGTTCTAAATACCACGCTAGTCTTCGATCCACAGGGGCAGCAGATTGCCCGATACGACAAGATCCATTTGTTTGGCTTTCAGACCGCGAATGAACGATATGAAGAATCCGAAACAATTGCCGCTGGCTCAGTGCCAGGAGAACTAACGCTTCATATCAATCAGACTGACTGGCGTTTTGGTTTAAGCATTTGCTATGACTTACGCTTTCCAGAGTTATATAGGGGATTAGGCTCGGTTGACTGCCACATCATTCCAGCAGCCTTCACCTACACCACCGGGAAAGATCACTGGGAGATTTTGTTGCGCGCCCGTGCAATTGAAAACCAATGCTACGTACTCTCTTCGGCACAAGGCGGAGCCCACCTTAATCAACGACGCACTTGGGGCAATAGCATGTTGATCGATCCTTGGGGAGCGGTATTGGCAAATCTCCCAGAGGGCGAAGGGTTCATTACTGGCGCTCTGAGCAAAGATAAATTAAAAGAGGTACGCTCTAAGTTACCCGCACTAAAACACCGCAGGCTTTAA
- the tldD gene encoding metalloprotease TldD — MRAPEALFPSDWTKPKKQADLLKLAKSILLEPTGLSEQDLHQTFGQMFAHQLDDADLYFQHTRSESWSLEEGIVKSGSFNIDQGVGVRAIYGDKTAFAYSDEINLEALNKAAKSTRVIGPQGGKQAVAGKIFTPISNGLYSDLNPLDSLAPQEKIALLEGIERRAKARDPRIIQVMASLAGEFDVVLVVRADGLLAADVRPLVRVSVHVIAEQHGRRESGSSGGGARHDYNYFSTDLINQYVDEAVDSALVNLDSRPAPAGPMTVVMGPGWPGVLLHEAVGHGLEGDFNRKGSSAFAGCIGQRVAAKGVTVVDDGTLSGRRGSLNIDDEGTPTQCTTLIEDGILKGYIQDSLNARLMNMPLTGNGRRESFASLPMPRMTNTYMLAGKDDPQEIVASIKRGLYAVNFGGGQVDITSGKFVFSASEAYWVENGKIQYPVKGATIIGSGPESLKQVSMIGNDLKLDGGVGVCGKEGQSVPVGVGQPTLRIDSLTVGGTA, encoded by the coding sequence ATGAGAGCACCAGAAGCATTATTCCCAAGCGATTGGACTAAACCAAAAAAGCAAGCCGACCTTCTCAAGCTCGCCAAATCAATCTTGCTTGAGCCCACCGGACTCTCTGAGCAGGACTTACATCAAACCTTTGGCCAGATGTTTGCCCATCAACTCGATGATGCCGATCTTTACTTTCAGCACACTCGTAGCGAGAGCTGGAGCCTTGAAGAGGGTATCGTTAAATCTGGGAGCTTCAATATTGACCAAGGCGTGGGTGTGCGTGCGATTTATGGGGATAAAACTGCCTTCGCCTACTCTGATGAAATCAACTTAGAAGCCTTAAACAAGGCGGCCAAGTCTACTCGAGTGATTGGACCCCAAGGCGGCAAACAAGCGGTAGCTGGAAAAATATTCACCCCCATCTCTAATGGGCTTTACTCAGACCTAAACCCCCTGGACTCTCTTGCGCCTCAAGAAAAAATTGCTCTGCTTGAAGGCATTGAGCGCCGAGCTAAAGCCCGCGATCCACGCATCATTCAGGTGATGGCCAGCCTTGCGGGAGAATTTGATGTTGTCTTAGTGGTTCGTGCGGATGGTTTGCTGGCTGCTGATGTGCGCCCCTTGGTGCGAGTATCCGTTCATGTCATCGCAGAACAACATGGTCGTCGCGAATCTGGATCATCTGGCGGTGGAGCACGTCACGACTACAACTATTTCAGCACAGATCTGATTAATCAATATGTCGATGAGGCGGTGGATAGCGCTCTAGTGAATCTAGACTCTCGCCCCGCACCTGCAGGACCAATGACCGTAGTCATGGGTCCTGGATGGCCTGGAGTATTGTTGCACGAGGCAGTAGGTCACGGCCTTGAGGGCGACTTTAATCGCAAAGGCTCATCTGCCTTTGCTGGTTGCATCGGTCAACGCGTGGCCGCCAAAGGTGTCACAGTGGTTGATGATGGAACGCTCTCTGGCCGCCGTGGCTCATTGAACATTGATGACGAAGGCACGCCCACCCAATGCACCACCCTGATTGAGGACGGCATTTTGAAAGGCTATATCCAAGACAGCCTGAATGCGCGCCTCATGAATATGCCTCTCACCGGCAATGGTCGTCGCGAGAGTTTCGCTTCCCTACCTATGCCTCGCATGACTAACACTTACATGCTGGCAGGTAAAGATGATCCTCAAGAGATAGTCGCCAGTATTAAACGCGGCCTCTATGCGGTGAATTTTGGTGGCGGTCAAGTCGACATTACCAGCGGAAAATTCGTTTTTTCAGCCTCCGAAGCGTATTGGGTGGAAAACGGAAAAATCCAATATCCGGTCAAAGGCGCCACTATTATCGGCAGCGGTCCAGAATCCCTAAAACAGGTGTCTATGATCGGAAATGACCTGAAATTAGATGGTGGAGTTGGGGTTTGCGGCAAAGAAGGTCAAAGCGTTCCCGTAGGAGTTGGGCAGCCCACTTTACGCATTGACAGCCTAACTGTCGGGGGAACGGCTTAA
- a CDS encoding 3-deoxy-7-phosphoheptulonate synthase: MSQQNTNPANWYAAVDKTSDTDDQRIHNITVLPPPEHLIRFFPISGTPTEALISKTRKKIRDIIHGKDDRLLVIIGPCSIHDPRAALEYCQRLLAERDRFAGELEIVMRVYFEKPRTTVGWKGLINDPYLDESYRIEEGLRIARQVLMEINRLGMPAGSEFLDVISPQYIADLISWGAIGARTTESQVHRELASGLSAPIGFKNGTDGNIKIATDAIQAASRPHHFLSVHKNGQVSIVETKGNKDCHVILRGGKEPNYEAQYIQAACAELEAAKLPASLMVDLSHANSSKKHERQIVVAENIAEQIESGSHQIFGVMIESHLNDGAQKFSPGKDDPSKLEYGKSITDACINWEDSVNVLQRLALAVKNRRKSKK, translated from the coding sequence ATGAGCCAACAAAACACTAATCCCGCCAATTGGTATGCCGCCGTTGATAAAACGTCGGATACAGACGATCAACGCATTCACAACATCACTGTTCTGCCACCGCCAGAGCATTTGATTCGCTTCTTCCCAATCTCTGGGACACCAACAGAGGCATTGATCAGCAAAACCCGCAAAAAGATTCGCGACATTATTCACGGCAAGGATGATCGACTATTGGTCATCATTGGACCATGCTCTATTCATGATCCACGCGCAGCTTTAGAGTACTGCCAACGTTTGCTTGCTGAGCGTGATCGCTTTGCTGGTGAATTAGAAATCGTGATGCGGGTGTATTTTGAAAAGCCACGCACTACGGTCGGCTGGAAAGGTCTCATCAACGATCCGTACTTAGATGAGAGCTATCGCATTGAAGAAGGTCTGCGCATCGCTCGTCAAGTATTAATGGAAATTAATCGCCTCGGCATGCCAGCGGGTAGCGAATTCTTGGATGTCATTTCTCCGCAATACATTGCCGACCTGATTTCTTGGGGCGCTATTGGAGCACGCACAACTGAAAGCCAGGTTCATCGCGAACTTGCTTCAGGCTTATCTGCTCCTATCGGATTTAAGAATGGCACTGACGGCAATATCAAAATTGCAACCGATGCAATTCAAGCGGCTAGTCGCCCACATCACTTCTTATCTGTTCATAAGAATGGTCAAGTCTCTATCGTTGAGACCAAGGGCAATAAAGACTGTCACGTGATTTTGCGCGGCGGCAAAGAGCCAAACTACGAGGCTCAGTATATTCAAGCAGCTTGTGCAGAGCTAGAAGCAGCCAAGCTTCCAGCCAGCTTGATGGTAGATCTTTCGCATGCGAACTCTAGCAAAAAACATGAGCGTCAAATTGTAGTTGCGGAAAATATTGCCGAACAAATTGAATCTGGTTCACACCAAATTTTTGGCGTGATGATTGAAAGTCACCTCAATGATGGCGCACAAAAATTCTCTCCAGGGAAAGATGATCCTAGCAAGCTAGAGTACGGCAAGAGTATTACTGATGCTTGCATCAACTGGGAAGATTCGGTGAATGTATTGCAACGCCTTGCGTTAGCAGTAAAGAATCGCAGAAAATCGAAGAAATAA
- a CDS encoding cob(I)yrinic acid a,c-diamide adenosyltransferase: MGNRLSKIATRTGDAGMTGLGDGSRVEKDHLRICAMGDVDELNSEIGVLMTEAIPESIADELKALFLQVQHDLFDLGGELCIPNYTLLKPEHVAQLDVWLEKYNATLPPLTEFILPGGTRAAAQAHVCRTVCRRAERSIVRLGWEEPLYDAPRQYVNRLSDLLFVLSRVLNRAAGGQDVLWKHEKKETK, translated from the coding sequence ATGGGAAATCGACTTTCAAAAATAGCCACCAGAACTGGCGACGCGGGCATGACCGGACTTGGTGATGGAAGTCGGGTAGAGAAGGATCATCTACGTATTTGCGCCATGGGCGATGTGGATGAATTGAACTCTGAAATCGGGGTTTTGATGACCGAAGCAATTCCCGAAAGCATCGCAGATGAGTTAAAAGCATTGTTTTTGCAGGTGCAGCATGATTTGTTTGATTTGGGAGGGGAGCTTTGCATCCCAAATTACACCCTGCTCAAGCCCGAGCATGTTGCCCAGTTAGATGTCTGGCTTGAAAAATATAACGCCACACTCCCACCATTAACGGAATTTATTCTTCCCGGCGGCACCCGAGCGGCTGCTCAGGCGCATGTGTGCCGTACAGTGTGTCGACGTGCCGAACGATCGATTGTGCGTCTAGGCTGGGAAGAGCCTTTGTATGACGCTCCACGTCAATACGTTAATCGTTTATCAGATCTGCTTTTTGTGTTGTCACGTGTTCTCAATCGCGCAGCTGGTGGTCAAGATGTTTTGTGGAAGCACGAAAAAAAAGAGACTAAATAA
- a CDS encoding FAD-linked oxidase C-terminal domain-containing protein has product MIPMNMVTPPPDLAAITALQSKLVSALRPILPEHALLWEPEDTIPYECDGLAAYRRMPLAVALPETEEQAAQILKICFAMEIPVVPRGSGTGLSGGAMPIAQGLVLSLAKLKKIISIDPFTRTAVVQPGVRNLAISEAVAHLGLYYAPDPSSQIACSIGGNVNENSGGVHCLKYGLTLHNVLRVRGILMNGEIVEFGSLAPDSPGLDLLAVMIGSEGMLTVVTEVTVKLVAKPKLARVIMASFDDIEKGGNAVAAIIAAGIIPAGLEMMDKATTRAVEEFVHAGYDLDAEAILLCESDGTPEEVAEEIERMTRVLEKAGASGIQISQDEAERLKFWSGRKNAFPAAGRLAPDYYCMDGTIPRRNIATLLKRIQGMEKKYGLACLNVFHAGDGNMHPLILFNGADQEEWHRAEEFGTEILEACVELDGTITGEHGVGIEKINSMCVQFGEGERESFWGVKAAFDPEKLLNPDKAIPTLNRCAEYGRMRISGGNLPHPELERF; this is encoded by the coding sequence ATGATTCCTATGAATATGGTGACCCCACCCCCAGACCTTGCGGCTATTACCGCCCTTCAATCTAAATTAGTGTCGGCTTTGCGTCCGATCCTCCCAGAGCATGCCCTGCTATGGGAGCCGGAAGACACGATTCCCTACGAATGCGATGGCTTGGCCGCCTATCGTCGCATGCCCTTGGCGGTAGCCTTGCCGGAAACGGAAGAGCAAGCAGCTCAAATTCTGAAGATTTGTTTTGCCATGGAAATCCCCGTGGTCCCACGCGGATCCGGCACCGGCCTATCCGGAGGCGCTATGCCCATCGCCCAAGGACTAGTTCTATCCCTAGCAAAACTCAAAAAGATCATCAGCATCGATCCTTTTACCCGCACCGCGGTAGTGCAGCCAGGGGTGCGTAATTTAGCCATCTCAGAAGCGGTTGCCCATCTTGGCTTGTATTACGCTCCAGATCCCTCATCTCAAATTGCATGCTCTATCGGCGGCAATGTGAATGAAAACTCAGGCGGTGTGCATTGCTTAAAGTATGGCTTGACTCTGCATAACGTTTTACGTGTACGCGGCATTTTGATGAATGGCGAAATTGTTGAGTTTGGCAGTCTTGCGCCCGACTCACCAGGATTGGATTTACTGGCGGTCATGATCGGCAGCGAAGGAATGCTCACAGTTGTTACTGAAGTGACTGTTAAGTTAGTAGCTAAGCCAAAATTGGCTCGCGTCATCATGGCCAGTTTTGATGACATTGAAAAAGGTGGTAATGCGGTCGCAGCCATCATCGCGGCAGGCATCATTCCTGCTGGCCTGGAGATGATGGATAAGGCAACCACCCGCGCAGTGGAAGAATTTGTGCATGCTGGCTATGACCTTGATGCTGAGGCAATTTTGCTTTGCGAGTCCGATGGCACACCCGAAGAAGTTGCTGAAGAAATTGAACGTATGACTCGCGTATTAGAAAAAGCGGGCGCAAGCGGAATTCAGATCTCTCAAGATGAAGCTGAGCGCTTGAAATTCTGGAGCGGGCGCAAAAACGCCTTCCCAGCCGCCGGGCGCCTGGCTCCTGACTACTACTGCATGGACGGCACCATCCCCCGCCGTAATATTGCCACCCTACTTAAGCGTATTCAGGGCATGGAAAAGAAATATGGTCTTGCCTGCTTAAATGTATTTCATGCAGGGGACGGCAATATGCACCCACTGATTTTGTTTAATGGTGCAGACCAAGAAGAATGGCATCGCGCAGAAGAATTTGGCACTGAAATTCTGGAAGCCTGTGTTGAGCTAGATGGCACCATTACTGGTGAACATGGCGTTGGTATCGAGAAAATTAATTCCATGTGCGTTCAATTTGGTGAAGGTGAGCGCGAATCCTTCTGGGGCGTTAAAGCTGCGTTTGATCCAGAAAAACTACTCAACCCAGATAAAGCCATTCCTACATTAAATCGCTGCGCCGAATATGGTCGTATGCGTATTAGCGGTGGCAACTTGCCTCACCCTGAATTGGAGCGCTTCTAA
- the glcE gene encoding glycolate oxidase subunit GlcE, translating into MSNSNPQPSTNMNIDLFREQILAAAKNKTPLSIEGGGTKSWYGNQNTFTKLDTRPYSGILEYQPEELVITACAGTPLKDIAAALAEKNQILPFEPPYFGENATFGGVIAAGLAGPGRISAGNLRDFVLGARMMDGKGQDLSFGGKVMKNVAGYDVSRLLPGSMGTLSLLLEASVKVLPKPAATATLRCNISQARALQLLNEWAGQPLPLSASCWIGSAKSGQDGELTIRLAGAAAAVKAAIPLMSALINAKELDPNVAEEFWSHLREQQLPAFENLEGDETLYRVALPAACGPLAFTSMKDQLILEWHGQQRWFKAPGDDATFAAIKSTVHANGGHATRFKQGVNVDPGKQRFTLLSEQAHSIALEAVQARLRASFDPAGVFATHRLP; encoded by the coding sequence ATGTCCAATTCAAATCCTCAACCCAGTACCAATATGAATATTGATTTATTTCGGGAGCAAATTCTTGCTGCCGCTAAAAATAAAACGCCGCTCTCTATTGAAGGTGGCGGCACTAAATCTTGGTATGGAAATCAAAATACATTTACCAAATTAGATACCCGCCCTTATTCTGGCATTCTGGAATATCAACCAGAAGAATTGGTAATTACCGCTTGTGCCGGTACCCCACTAAAAGATATTGCAGCAGCACTCGCCGAAAAGAACCAAATACTTCCTTTTGAGCCTCCTTACTTTGGTGAGAATGCTACTTTTGGCGGTGTGATTGCCGCAGGGCTAGCTGGGCCAGGACGCATTAGTGCTGGCAATCTCAGAGACTTCGTATTGGGCGCTCGCATGATGGATGGCAAGGGCCAAGACCTATCCTTTGGCGGCAAAGTCATGAAAAACGTTGCTGGCTACGATGTATCTCGCCTCCTCCCAGGTTCTATGGGCACCCTATCCCTTTTGCTCGAAGCCTCTGTCAAGGTGCTTCCGAAGCCTGCCGCTACTGCTACGCTACGGTGCAATATTTCTCAAGCACGCGCATTGCAGCTACTCAATGAGTGGGCGGGACAGCCTTTACCGCTATCCGCAAGTTGCTGGATTGGCTCAGCCAAATCAGGGCAAGATGGTGAATTAACCATTCGCCTAGCTGGCGCAGCTGCCGCGGTAAAAGCGGCAATTCCGCTCATGAGCGCCTTAATCAACGCAAAAGAATTGGACCCAAACGTTGCGGAAGAATTCTGGAGTCATCTGCGCGAACAACAATTACCCGCCTTTGAAAACCTTGAAGGCGATGAAACGCTGTATCGAGTAGCCTTGCCAGCAGCATGCGGTCCGCTTGCCTTCACAAGCATGAAGGATCAACTCATCCTAGAGTGGCATGGTCAACAACGTTGGTTTAAAGCGCCGGGTGATGATGCAACATTTGCGGCGATTAAATCTACCGTTCATGCGAATGGAGGACATGCCACCCGCTTTAAACAAGGGGTGAATGTTGATCCAGGCAAGCAACGCTTCACCTTACTGAGCGAACAAGCGCACTCCATAGCATTGGAGGCAGTACAAGCGCGCCTAAGAGCCTCCTTCGATCCAGCAGGCGTTTTTGCTACGCACCGCCTTCCATAA